A window of Grus americana isolate bGruAme1 chromosome 15, bGruAme1.mat, whole genome shotgun sequence genomic DNA:
GGCTTCTACTACGACGAGCTCCTGAAAAGATGCATCAACTGCACCACGGTCTGCGGGCAGCACCCGAAGCAATGTGCCCCGTCCTGCGAACGTAAGGCTGCGTGCgagggcaggcagagcagggatgtggggcaggacctccagggctgggctggaagATGAGCCAGGGTATGGGAGCAACGCTAAGGAAGGGGCAGCAACCCCGCTCTCTTTGTGCTGGAGGTTGTCTGCGTGCGCTGCCCTTTCACTGGGACcggggaaaagcaaagcagagaggctgTGTCTCTCCTGTTTTCTCCATCACACAACTGGCTGCTGGTTCTCCCTCCCCAGACAGGGCAGCGAGCACGTTTTCTCTTTTGCATGTCGGTGTTTTACAGACCTGTCCTTCGGCTCTACCAGCCAGGGGCAGGATCAGCAGTTGCGTTTCCCACCTTgctgagctgcctccagccctcgGGGACGGGGAGTGGGAGAAGACGGGTTATTTTCCCTGAGATATAAGTCCCACACTGGGGTTGAGAAGTGATCAgtggagaagggaggggggTGGGAATGGGTCTCCTCTAACTTGCCATGGAAGAGAAATGCAAGCGAACAGAGGAGGTGCATAGCTGCTTTCAAATTCTTTCCAAGCAGAGTGCACAAGTTCCATTAGCAACAGCCTTTCCCTATCAAAAAGTCAACAGTGTGAAACTTGTAGCCAAGGGGTTTCTAAGCACACTCATCTCTGCCTGGCCCACAGCGGGTGCCTTGGTGGCCACCCCCCCTGTGCCAGCCGCCCTGGTCTCAGCCTCGCCGCCCgtggctgtgctggagcagaaggTGTGTGCGGAGCAGGAGCCGTGGCTGGTGGTGTacctgctgctggggctctgccTCTGCGCCCTcatctgctccctgctcctgggCTGGACCCACCTGCggaggaagggagaggtggtCTCCTGCCAAGCCAGCGCTGGGACCTGCCACGGCGGGGAGGACTCCTCCAAAGGTGAGTGCTGGCTGTGCTGCGGGGACTGGAAGAGGATGAGGAGCGTGCGGTGGGCAGGCTCCCAGGTACTGCTGGGAGGGacagagagcagagccaggtCATAAGAGGGGTAGGCAGAGAAAGCAAACGACACGCAACACGGGTCATCGGAGCCCAGAAGAGGAGCAGGATGGAATGCCCATGCCCGCATTCTCCATTGTAACTCCCTTCTCAGTCACTctcctgcaaaaataaaaaggtctgTCTACTGATGCACGTATACGCATACACATTTACATACATACACCTCAAAGCCAGTCATGCTGGACGTcaaaaatcacagagaaaaagtCCATGAGCCAGTGTGCGGCTTGGAGTCACTCTCCAGCAGAACTGTAATTCAAGCCATTCCCATCTGCTTTGGTCAAAGGACATGCTGGCATGGAATGTTCGCTTTTAAGGGAGGCCACCACGTTCAAAGAGATTTACTGTGTACTTTTTAATACCCCCAGTCTAACCTTCTCAGATCTTGGATGACAGAGCAGAGCCCTTTGACAGCCCACAGAGCATTGTGGGTTGTgctgctgtgagcagccagcctGGACGCTGCTGCACCATTCATTTGCATGTGctacaaaagcagcatttaatgAAAAGCCTATTTACACGTAACATTATAAATATTACAATTGCTTTAGTGCTAAACCTCCAGCCCTTCCGTCCGAGGCACTTTCCATTTTCCCGCTGAGACCTCACCTCCCAGGGTTGGAGGACTAGGTGTGAGCACACAGGCGATGCATTATGTACAACACTGTGCCACGGGCTTTATCAAAGTGGTGGGACATGGATGTCCTCTTCAGTTCCAGGATTGGCTCTTTATAGGGTCTAGTGCAGCACTGCAAAGCATTTCTTGGGCAAAAGGTGCTCCTAAAAACCCTTAAGCTAATACAAAGTTTGTTTGCAGATCGTCTGGTGGAAGCGGGCAGCGTTGGTGATGGATCCACTGGCAGCAGGGTCCCAGAGCCAGTGGAAACCTGTGGCTTCTGCTTCCCTGGACATGGCTCTGCTGTACAAGAGACCAAATCATGCCACGGCACCTCCTATCACATAGGGGAAAGAGCCGCTCCCTCTCACACCGGGATATGCAGCACGGGAAGCGCTGGGGCCATTCCCAGCCCTGACGATGGCCACTTCAAAATCATATGTTCTCCTTCACAAGAGAAGACGCTCATGGCATGACGGTAGTGAATGTTCCTCCACAGGATCAGAAAGGAGGGatgctccctctgcccccaaaACACAGCTGCTTCACCCTCTGTTTCCAGTGACTGTAACGGCTTCTAccaggaccggtggacctggCACGGTCTTTGCCCAAGGGCTGTAGGCTGCAGCcagtgctgttttcttccactcAGGAAATGAAATCCTCATTATTCTTGGGCACTCCCAGTGATAGAAGTCACTTCCCATTTAGTGGTGTCTTCATCCTCCAACTTGACCTCTGCAGATTCCCCCGTGCGTCCCAGTCAGTGGAAGTGGGGCTTTTCATCCTGGTTCCACCATCAGCATCACTTTGCCTCTGCAAAGGGTGTTGAAGCAGAGCCAGGATCAGACTGTGGTGTCCACTGGTCCTCGTGGAGAGCACACCTTTCCCACTACTAACACAAGCGGTTTACAAGCAGAGCTGTAAGCATCTCAAACATGGACTCAGACCCAAGAAGTTACTCGTGGAAGTTACAATGTCCACTGAATGCCACTGCCATGCACTCAGGAGTGGCATGTTTTCTGACTTTAACATAAATTTCTTTACAGGACAGAAAATTTAGTAGGACACCATGTGGAAAGCTCCACCAGCAGCCTTTAACGCTGCTTGGGAGGGGAGGACGGGCCATGGGCAACAGCAAGGCTTTGCCTTGTGACAGACACGATGCTGCATGGGAGGAGCTGGGACAGGCACCAAAATCCCCGATGCAATTGGATTTAAATGTGAAAACTCATCCAAGGCTGAGAACTTTCTAAAAGACTGGATTTATGTATGTCTGGTTTGGGTTACTCAAAATAGCTGGTAAAAGTGACGAACCAGCTAGAGATACAGCTGCTCTGAGGGAAGATTTTTATCTGACCTGGCTTTGAAAGCTACTATGGAAAAATATGGGTTTCAGCATGTAACTTGAAGTTCTCATTTTCACTAAAGGACAGTGTAGGAATTTTTTACTTGTTGAGAAATCACTCCGGGTAGGAGCTCATCCCCTCCCATTTCTCAAACTAGAGCTTCAAACTTGGAAGAATAAATATGAGTCAATATATGCACAAATTGGTGCTGGGAAAGTATACAGCTGGAGGAAGCATGAGCAGGCTCTGTCCCCCTATATTATGTATTTAAATGTCAATGCTTTCTTGTCGCTAGCAAAGGCACCGCCTGAGGGATGACCACGACAAAGCCAGTGCCATGAGTGATGTCCGGTCACAAAGCAGAAAGGCATTGGGACCACATGAAACCCATTAGAACTAAAAAGTGCAAGAGATTGTTTAAGGGGAGGACTAAGAGCCCGCACATTGGTCCGACAGCTGGTACGTGGGACAAAGTTTTGCTGTCTTGAATTGCTCCAGAAACCAACCTAACAATTCTCCATCTCGTTGTCCTTGTGTATTGCCTTTCACCTCTTCCCCCTGTTTAACAAAGTCCTTATCCCGCAGTAGCACAAGGGATGAGTTTTGTATTGTAttgagaggagaaaataagcCTTTTCAAAACTGAGATCTCGTTTTACTCAGATGGGTCTCCTAAACACGATGGGTGAGCCCTGAAGGCCACCACCCCACGGTACGATGGGGAGAGCAAGGGCTTACCAATATGCACAGTGAACAAAACACCAGCCCTGGCCACGAGCAAGCTGCTCACAGGGTACAGGGACAGCAACAGCCTCCACCGGCTAGGCCTCCCCCAGACCTCCACTGCTGAGCCTCCCACCCTCTCTTGGCACCCATAGTCCATGGGCCTTTCAGCCTTCATTCCTCCGCTACGTCCCTCTCTCTCAACCCAAAGACCCTCTTGGCCTCGCACTCCCCTCTTGGCCTCCCTACCAGCTcagcctccctctccctgctggcATTTCTTCTCACCCAACCATCTCCCCTGGGGCCTCCTACACCACAGCATCATCTTCCACGGCCGTAGCTCCTGTCCTTTCCCTCCTGTAGAATCTGCTCCAATGGCCTCAGGTCTCACGGCGTCAGTTCCCATGGCCTCAGCTCCCATACTCTCTGAGCCCATGGTCCCAAATACCATAACATCATTAGCATCCCAATTCCTCTAAACCTCCCCAGAAGCCACCTTGGCTGACACACATGCTCAGCCTCAACTCTTCCTCAGCCTCCCACCCCATTTTGGACTCAACTCTGGCTCAACCTCAGCTGTTCCTCAGACTACCACCCACTTTTGTCCTCTCACCCTCTTTTCACCTCCAACCTTGCTCGGCCTCAACCCTTCCTCAGCCTCCCACCCCTGCTCGGCCTCAACTCCTCGTCAGCCTGCATCTTTGCTTAGCCTCATCTCTACCGCAGCTTCCCCCAGTGTTTCTGTTACAGCTCAGCCTTACTCTTTCTTGCCCTCTGCTCTTGCTCTGCCTTTCATCTCCTACACCCTTTAGTCTCCCTGAGGCTCCACTCACATTCCCACTCAGCCTCCACTCCTGCTCATCCTCACACTCGTCTCCTGCCTCCCTCAGCCTTTTGCCCTGCTCCTGCCGGGCTCCTGTTCATGCTCGCCCCCCCCAAAGCCTCTTGGCCTCTCCTCACCCCCCACTGCTGCTCAGTGTCCCACTCCCTCCACGGCCTTCTGCAGCATCATGTCCTCCACTCTCACTGGGCCTCCcgctcctgcccagcctccccccccaAGCTTGATCTCCCCCTCGATCTCCGCAGTGCTGCAGGTtctgcctctcttcctcttcttggtctcccccccccccagcctctgcAGGGTGAAGGGGTTTTGCACTTACCCTGGGGCAGCACCAGCGGGTCCCCCCGGCAGCCCAGCCCCGTGCCCTCCTCTGCCCAAGCACTTCCCGGCGAGGAAGGGgaatgaggagaaggaaacccCTCGTCACACTGCCCCTTCCAAGCACAGAGCTCCTGCGGGCAGCGCTGGGGACACGCTGCTTCAGCCTGGCTCTGGTGCCCTGCGGACGTTGAAGCGTCCCCTCCAGGGACAGGTGCTCGTCACCTGCGGGAACCCCCGGCCACGCTACTTGTGCAACGAGATTCAGAACcttctttaaaaacaggatAGAAATAACTGAACCCATGCCACCAGTTTTGCAATTAGGGCATCTCTTGAGGATCAAGTGGCATCAATTATTCAAATGAGAAAGCTTTTAGGAAAGCATTTACCCCAGCGAGCACCAGGGCTCAGCCTGTGTGGCGCTGGCAAgcggcagctcctgctccagccgGCCCGGGCGGCCACTTGCCTTCTTGCAGCGAGGCAgagcctgggctgggctgtccCTCTCATCACCACACGGCCCGGTGGCCCAGAACCTGGGGAAAATGCTTATCAGAAGCAAAGTCCTTCATCCCCGATACGCAAGAGGGGAACATTCTTCACCCTCACAGACGTGCCGCGCCTCCTTCAGGGAATGGAGCTACTGTTCTCAGCGTATACAAGGTAACATGGAGCAACGTGAACAAATtagcagtgaaaaataataCACAGGCTACCACATACAACCCTTAGATGCTGGAGAACCAGGAGGAATCAATGGATTTGGTATCACGTTTGCAGCCCCGATGGAGCACACTGAGTGTGAGAGGGACACGGTAAGCACAGGACACACGCAGTTACCAGCGGGGAATGTGGAATTAAGGGCACTGATTTTGAGCAAGAGCATCCACCTGAGGTGATGAATCAATTCgcacatttctgcttttgttcagGTTTTCATTAGGCACCAGCATCGAGTAAAGCTTTATCTTGTCAAGTGGCTGAGGGACAAGAAAATATTATACCAAAAGCCACTTTGTGGCTGTTTTTGTGCCCCACGCAGAGCCGTGTCCGTTGCTGGTAGATAACAGAATACCTGCTCCAACGTGAGCCTGCATCACCACACCagtctttgttttcagtcttttctgcaGATGCTTCCTCGGAGCAGACCAAGCTGTGCCGATATAAACCTGTACCTCAAAATAAACAAGCCAACCCCAAACTGCACCCCAAAATGAAGAGGGCAGCAGCTGAAGCGGCGCAGTCATTGTTCATGGAGGAGGCAGCCGCTCACTGCCGTCTGCCAGCACGTTAGGGAGGAATAACTTCATCAGCCATTCGTTAGTGTCTTGCTGCACTGCAAGGAGCTTTGTGGTCGGCGTCTTCCTGAAGGTGACGTTAAGAGAGTTCTGCGCAGAGAAACCTCCTGGTTCTGCAGGGAATAAACCCAGGACGAGCtgagtggctgctgctgaggagaTGAAGGGTAAGAGAAGGCTGTGTTTGAGAAAAGGCATGAGGAGGGGCAGTGCTGCTCGTGTGACAGCAGCTGCTCGTCCATTTTTATAGGAAGAGGGAAAATGCCTTCTCCTCCGCTAGCAACCTGCGCTGATTTACTGTTGCTGGAAATAGAAACATGCCTGGTACGATTCGGGGAGAGGCatggggggtggtgggtggtGTGTGtatggggagggggaaaagaaaagaataggaGCTTTTAATACACCAGGAATTCTGTGTTTGAAACCAGAAACAGAGCACCAAAACCTACCTCGCTCTCCATCTCCCACTGAAAACCATCTGCGCTGGTGCAGTTGCACAGAGCACAGCCCTCTTCACCAGCCTTacaggggtgggggaaaaaaattaagaccgATTTATATGGCTGGCATCGTCCCTAAACAATTTGTTTCTAAAGGATTAACGAAACAGACTGCATTAGCTCCGGTGGCCAAGCGTGTGCTAGTGGAAAACAGAATGCATTTGTTCAGGCTCCAGCatcaaaaaaaagcagccaaaggCTCAGACCTCGGCATCACAAAGCAAAAACCATCCGCCGCGCGGTGGCACTCCTCCTCCAGCAAGAGGACAAGGTGGGGACGCCaactgcagcagccctgggaatAATGAAAGGCTGATTCTTGTCTTCCTCTGCAAGCTTGCTGCATTATTAAAAGGTAGCAGAAAGCGTCGTCAAGCATCTGCACGATACCGTGCCCAATTCGGGGAAGGAGGGGCCCCCCTTTCCTGCGGGTGCACCATTCATCTGCATTTCTCCAGCAATTTTTCATTTGCGACAAGAACGCTCAGGTTAAATCTTGCAGCACCCAATTACAATTGAAGATTATTTCAGGCATGACGATAGGGAAAGACAGGTTACAAACCCAGAGTACACCATCACTCCTGCAGCAAGCGGGCTGCCTAGGTAACTCCCACACTGTACAGTACATTTTCTATGTCTGATTTGCTATTCGAGGTGCTTCAATTAGTCgtcccttcttccttccctgttgCAAGCTGTCACAGAAATCTCTTGATTACAAAACTGCCTTGTACTCTTCCAGTTTGTGTACAGATCAAATGCAATTCCACCATCCTTTTGTTCAGCTGCTCTTGAAGATGCtgatttaaaaaccaaactaacTCGCTTCCcttgttttcctcttatttcCTCTGTTTATCAGACCACTTTCCACCCCTGTCTCAGGCAGGTTAGACACCTGGGACTCATTGCTAGAGCACAGAATCTAAGAGGTTAGACCCATCCATGTTTTTAACCACACTGGTAACGTCGAAGAACGGCTGTCTGGATATATATGCAGAGCTTAACGGCCTTTTTGGTGTGGCTCTTGCACCAATTTATCAGTGTCTAACTCTTACACATAGCTCTCTCTAGGTTCCATAAGGGAGAGAGAACAAAGCTCTTTTTGCTCGTTTCAGCTGTATGTTCTGGCTGGTTTCTCTCATGGGCTGCGATTCAATCCGCAGCCCAGCCTCCTGAGAGCAAGATACAGCACACCAGCGGTTACCGCCGGTATCTCGACAAGCCAACGAGCCGCTGTAAAAGGCAGCAatggagggggagaaaaggagcAAAACCGCATTAGCGACAAAGCAGGAGTAAGCTGGTGCACCAAGTGCTGCAAGCTAAGGACACTGAGGCTGTGATTCTGCAAGAAGAGGACGTGAGGAGTTAATACATGTGGGAGGATACAAGGAACCAGTACCAGCCTAGCACATACCAGGAAAATGTGTTGTTTACTTAAAAACCCGAGTGCACTGCAGAAGTGCTCAATAGCAGCAGATCCATCGCTCAATGCTGCCCCCAGCAGCAACCGTTTCTAACAGATGGTGCATTTTTCAATACTGAGGTTCTTTCAAGTgtctcatatatatatacacacacacatacacacgtGCCCTTGGAAGgcagcaggggaaaaacaaaccaaaaccagcaacaacaaaCCAAGCAATTTTGAGAAATTCAAACTTATtcacaagatttaaaaaaagaaccaagACCACTCTTACAGTATAAACACGCcaattcattcatttttactgATGGTTGCATTTATGAATTTCATTCTCGtgaaaaaagggaataaaagga
This region includes:
- the TNFRSF13B gene encoding tumor necrosis factor receptor superfamily member 13B isoform X2, with protein sequence MDCNRRAGFYYDELLKRCINCTTVCGQHPKQCAPSCEPGALVATPPVPAALVSASPPVAVLEQKVCAEQEPWLVVYLLLGLCLCALICSLLLGWTHLRRKGEVVSCQASAGTCHGGEDSSKDRLVEAGSVGDGSTGSRVPEPVETCGFCFPGHGSAVQETKSCHGTSYHIGERAAPSHTGICSTGSAGAIPSPDDGHFKIICSPSQEKTLMA
- the TNFRSF13B gene encoding tumor necrosis factor receptor superfamily member 13B isoform X1, translating into MDGTHVRWDAMNNCTDQQYWDTLVCQCIPCSLVCGQPTVRRCAALCESMDCNRRAGFYYDELLKRCINCTTVCGQHPKQCAPSCEPGALVATPPVPAALVSASPPVAVLEQKVCAEQEPWLVVYLLLGLCLCALICSLLLGWTHLRRKGEVVSCQASAGTCHGGEDSSKDRLVEAGSVGDGSTGSRVPEPVETCGFCFPGHGSAVQETKSCHGTSYHIGERAAPSHTGICSTGSAGAIPSPDDGHFKIICSPSQEKTLMA